ACATTACCCCGCTTCGAACACACCTATTTTTTTGACTCCCTGGATTACCTGCGTTGCGACGCCCAGCGGAGTGTAATTGCGGCCTTTCAGGAATCTCCAACCATTGAGCGTATCCAGCAAGGCAATGTGCTGACACAGTTGTTGGCCGGCACGCGATTTGACCTCGCCCTCACAGAAGAGTACCTGATGATGGAAGGGGAGCGGCTGTTACATTATATCAGATACTTCAAAGAGGCCCTTGCAGCAATTCGCCCGAAAGTAGTAATGCTCAGCAATTACTACGACAATCTGGGTATGGCGCTGGTCTCCGCCGCAAAGTCCATGGGCATTGTCACCGTTGACATTCAAAAGGATGTACAGGGGCAATACCACGGCATGTATTCTTGCTGGGATAAAGCACCAGATGCCGGATACGAAATGATTCCGGATATTTGCTGGTGCTGGGGTAAGCCGGCTGTTGAGCACATGCGGCTGGGCGCAGGTACGTTCAATCCGCGGCCGCTAATTGGCGGCAACCTGTGGCTCGAAAAATGGCAGGACCAGGAGCCGGTTGGATTTGGCCTGGAACCTGAAGCAACAACTTTTTTGGATGGCTTGCGTGCACCACAAAAGGTTGTACTGGTTTCGCTGCAGCAATCAGATCGGGCAATTCCTGATGCGATGCTGGAAGCCATGCGCAAGGCGCCGCCTGACTGGTTCTGGCTGATACGTTTACATCCCGCGCAGCGAAACAAAATCAGTGCGCTCCAGGAGGCGCTGGAAGCGTTACATCTCGAAAATGTAAATGTGGAAGAGGCAAGCCAATTGCCGTTGTATCCCTTACTCAAGCAAAGCCACAGGCATGTTACGCAATGGTCAACCATCGCGGTGGAGGCGTTACGATTTAATGTCCCATCACTGATTATCCACCCAACCGGGCGTGCACAGTTCAATCATTATATCAAACAGGGACATTTCTCTTATGCAACCCATGCAGAAGGGATTATCGATGCCCTGACTGCACCTCGTCCACCCCTGGTCGAAGAAACGCCTTATATAGAGACAAACCGCATGTTTGCACGTGAGGCGCTTGAAGAAATAATGCGTGCTTACAAAGTACCTGCTCCGGTTACGGAGGAAATGTTAGCAGCCTAGCCGGCCAAATACACACTTTTTTGATAAATTTGCGTGTTAGAAGAACCCGCAGAAGCAATTGTCGTACATCCACACGGTACTGCAACCCATTGCTATCAAAAAAGACTATCACAGAACGTATTTTTATCTCATGAAAAAGAACCTTTTCAGATTCTTCGTGGCTGCTTTTGCCATGCTACTCATGGTTGGTACAGCGACTGCACAAGAGCGCGGCGATGATTCCAAACAGAAAAGCAAAAACGCTGAAGCTACCGGCATGATCGGCGACGTTAAAGTTCGCGTTACCTACGGCGCACCACATGTTAAAGGCCGTACCGTATTTGGCGGACTCGAAAAGTGGGGCCGCGTTTGGCGTGCCGGTGCTAACGAAGCCACTACAGTTACGTTTAGCCAGGATGTTACTGTCAACGGACAGGATCTGGCAAAAGGCATTTACTCATTCTTCCTCATTCCACAGGAAGAAGGCGCCTGGACTGCCATTTTCAACAAAGTGCCGAACCAGTGGGGCTCTTATGACTACGACAAAGCTGAAGATGCCTTGCGCGTAGACGTAATGCCAAAGACAATTGATGCGCAGGAAGTACTCCTGTTTGCAGTCGATGGCGACGCTGGAACGCTCAATATGCATTGGTCGACCACTGGCATCTCTCTGGCAATTGCCGGCAAGTAAGCCAGCTGTAAATAGCTATTTGAAGCCCTGGCAGGAGCAATTCCTGCCAGGGCTTTTTAGCTTTAGGAGTACGGGATGTATCTTTAATTGCCTATCTTGCAGCATTCTGTAGAACATTCCTGTAACTGGTATGAAAACAAGTATACTTGTGTTGGCGCTGATAACCCTTTCGTTTGGTTGCCAACCGACCCCTGAACCCGCTGAGGCTGAGCCGGCCGCAGCCGTTGTTGAAAACGCCCCCCCTGATCCTTACAATCCCAAAGACGGTAACCTGGTTGTACCCACCGACTGGCTTGTTAGACTGGATCAGCCGGATGACGCTGTTGTAATTGGCGCAAATGCCGACTCTTCAGACATCTATTTTGTAAATATGTCGCCTGGATGGCATGTAACCACAGGGCCTGCCGGCATCTTTTATCACCCGAACAGCACAGCAACGGGCAATTACAAAGCACAGCTTGATGTTTATCTGTTCAATCCCGGCGAGCGCACTGAGGCGTTTGGATTATTCTTTGGCGGGGCCGACCTAAATGGCGAGACGCAAACGTACGACTATTTCCTGATTCGCAATAGTGGTGAATACCTTATCAAACGCCGTAGCGGCGACGAGACCAGCACACTTGCCGCATGGACCACAAATCCTGCCATCAAGCGTTACACCGACCCTGAAGAGTCATCCGTATTGAATAAATTGGCGGTGCAGGCAGAAGACAACGAAGTTGTATTTCTGATCAATGACATCGAGGTGACA
The genomic region above belongs to Bacteroidota bacterium and contains:
- a CDS encoding DUF2911 domain-containing protein, yielding MKKNLFRFFVAAFAMLLMVGTATAQERGDDSKQKSKNAEATGMIGDVKVRVTYGAPHVKGRTVFGGLEKWGRVWRAGANEATTVTFSQDVTVNGQDLAKGIYSFFLIPQEEGAWTAIFNKVPNQWGSYDYDKAEDALRVDVMPKTIDAQEVLLFAVDGDAGTLNMHWSTTGISLAIAGK